A stretch of Arcobacter arenosus DNA encodes these proteins:
- a CDS encoding HIT family protein, whose product MDRLYAPWRFEYVTEEKIEGCIFCHIHKNVDKDEKLGVLFRDKNCYVVMNKYPYSPGHMMIIPNFHTDKIEDLDEQTWIDMSIRVRQATKMLKEVLNAQGVNIGMNLSKAAGAGIAEHVHYHVLPRWLGDTNFISSIGNTRVYPVDFDKIFLNLKEEASKYFV is encoded by the coding sequence ATGGATAGACTTTATGCTCCTTGGAGATTTGAATACGTAACAGAGGAAAAAATCGAAGGTTGCATATTTTGTCACATACATAAAAATGTTGATAAAGATGAAAAACTTGGGGTTTTATTTCGAGATAAAAACTGTTATGTAGTGATGAATAAATATCCATATTCTCCTGGGCATATGATGATAATACCTAATTTTCATACTGATAAAATTGAAGATTTAGATGAGCAAACATGGATTGATATGTCTATTAGAGTTAGACAAGCTACAAAGATGCTTAAAGAGGTTTTAAATGCACAAGGTGTCAATATAGGAATGAATCTTAGTAAAGCTGCTGGAGCAGGAATTGCTGAACATGTTCATTATCATGTACTACCAAGATGGCTAGGTGATACAAACTTTATCTCATCTATTGGAAATACAAGAGTATATCCAGTTGACTTTGATAAAATATTTTTAAATCTTAAAGAAGAAGCTTCTAAGTATTTTGTTTAA
- the rplC gene encoding 50S ribosomal protein L3, with protein MEFIVEKIGMSRTVSVPATPVTLLKVLDTKVCDVNEGVALVSYASGKKFNKAIEGQQKKFGLSKEFNRFATLNVANTEAGDLDVSVLAEAKVLKTTFKTKGRGFSGGVKRWNFAGGRASHGHRMGRRVGSIGNCEWPGRVMPGKKMPGQYGNTNVTVKNEVVSFDAETGILVVKGSVSGSNGRLGKVRIAK; from the coding sequence ATGGAATTTATCGTAGAAAAAATCGGTATGAGTAGAACTGTTTCAGTTCCTGCAACACCAGTTACACTTTTAAAAGTTCTTGATACTAAAGTATGTGACGTTAATGAGGGTGTAGCACTTGTTTCGTATGCTTCAGGGAAGAAATTCAATAAAGCAATCGAAGGTCAACAAAAAAAATTCGGATTAAGCAAAGAGTTTAATAGATTTGCAACATTAAATGTAGCAAATACTGAAGCTGGTGATTTAGATGTATCTGTATTAGCTGAAGCTAAAGTTTTAAAAACAACTTTTAAAACTAAAGGTAGAGGTTTTTCAGGTGGAGTTAAAAGATGGAACTTCGCTGGTGGTAGAGCATCACACGGACACAGAATGGGTAGAAGAGTTGGTTCTATCGGTAACTGTGAATGGCCAGGTAGAGTTATGCCAGGTAAAAAAATGCCAGGACAATACGGAAATACAAATGTAACTGTTAAAAATGAAGTTGTTTCATTTGACGCAGAAACAGGTATATTAGTTGTAAAAGGTTCAGTTTCTGGATCAAATGGTAGATTAGGAAAAGTAAGGATTGCTAAATGA
- a CDS encoding RidA family protein, giving the protein MITRKIVNEKMSRIVEHNGTIYLAGIVSDDKELDIKVQAKRALEIVDERLKEAGSDKHHILRTEIFLKDIYRDFNDFNDIWKVWIPQDDKPARSCVQANMASHNTLVELVITAAKI; this is encoded by the coding sequence ATGATTACTAGAAAAATTGTAAATGAAAAAATGAGTAGAATAGTTGAACATAATGGTACAATTTATCTAGCAGGTATTGTTTCGGATGACAAAGAATTAGATATAAAAGTTCAAGCTAAAAGAGCTTTAGAAATAGTTGATGAAAGATTAAAAGAAGCAGGTAGTGATAAACATCACATTTTAAGAACAGAAATTTTTTTAAAAGATATTTATAGGGATTTTAATGATTTCAATGATATTTGGAAAGTATGGATTCCCCAAGATGATAAACCAGCAAGGTCATGTGTTCAAGCAAATATGGCAAGCCATAATACTTTAGTAGAATTGGTTATAACCGCAGCAAAGATTTAA
- the rplD gene encoding 50S ribosomal protein L4, translating to MSNAVAVNTNELPESFKDINSHNLYLYVKSYLAAQRANTARVKNRSEVSGGGKKPKAQKGSGGARWGSKRSPLFVGGGQVFGPTKRNYNQKINKKQKALALKYAINAQADNGSLFVADSIKVESGKTKDAVSIISALNARDTLVIVNTIDEKTYLAFRNVKNCYMIERQEVNAYVVAAYHSVLVEKEVLESLTKEA from the coding sequence ATGAGTAACGCAGTAGCAGTAAACACAAATGAGTTACCAGAGTCTTTTAAAGACATTAACTCACACAATTTATATCTTTATGTTAAATCTTACTTAGCTGCTCAAAGAGCAAACACTGCTAGAGTTAAGAATAGATCTGAAGTAAGCGGTGGTGGTAAAAAACCTAAAGCTCAAAAAGGTTCTGGTGGAGCTAGATGGGGTTCTAAAAGATCACCATTATTCGTTGGTGGGGGTCAAGTATTTGGACCTACAAAAAGAAACTACAACCAAAAGATCAACAAAAAGCAAAAAGCTTTAGCATTAAAATATGCTATTAACGCTCAAGCTGACAATGGTTCTTTATTTGTTGCTGATTCAATCAAAGTTGAATCTGGTAAAACTAAAGATGCGGTTTCAATCATTAGTGCATTAAATGCAAGAGATACATTAGTAATTGTTAATACAATTGATGAAAAAACATACTTAGCGTTCAGAAACGTTAAAAACTGTTACATGATTGAAAGACAAGAAGTAAATGCTTATGTAGTTGCAGCATACCATTCAGTACTTGTTGAAAAAGAAGTACTTGAATCATTAACAAAAGAGGCGTAA
- a CDS encoding Mur ligase family protein, whose translation MEYLYIFTHIILIMALGWYLITNLQWYNYKIERVVLKHHKWQWHITYFVAPIVLFHLLPELYFTIYFYLIFMTSFVLWNKKLDKSLVLTGRVKRFLAILLFTTFAITSLCLASEACHSTAVFIPLFLAYGISALLEKMFFISFKHKAKERLETIPCLKTIAITASYGKTSIKNYLYQVLKNKYKVYKTPRSVNTIAGIVLDVNRDLPLDTQIYIAEAGARQTGDIAEITLFLEPEYCVLGSVGEQHIEYFKTLDNIIHTKMEILQSPKMKRGFVHESVPIKEYDTITKFPDNLNVTMSNLDGIWFDILINGEQQHFHAPILGSFNAINLTAVILVAYELGMSIDEIKIAIKDLPQVEHRLQKIEAGGKIIIDDSFNGNLEGMLEAINICTHHEGRKVIVTPGLVESTSEANILLANEINEKFDFAIITGSLNTHLLSANIDDSKLFILKDKEKLQDTLAQKTKAGDLILFANDAPNFI comes from the coding sequence ATGGAATACTTATATATTTTTACACATATAATTTTAATTATGGCATTAGGTTGGTACCTAATAACTAACCTTCAATGGTATAATTATAAAATTGAAAGAGTTGTATTAAAACACCATAAATGGCAATGGCATATCACTTATTTTGTGGCACCAATTGTTTTATTTCATCTTTTACCAGAACTATATTTTACAATCTATTTTTATTTAATATTTATGACAAGCTTTGTTTTATGGAATAAAAAGCTTGATAAGTCTTTAGTTTTAACAGGCAGAGTAAAAAGATTCTTGGCAATACTGTTATTTACTACTTTTGCAATAACCTCATTATGTTTAGCAAGTGAAGCTTGTCATTCAACAGCAGTATTTATTCCTTTGTTTTTAGCATATGGTATATCTGCACTTCTAGAAAAAATGTTTTTTATATCTTTCAAACATAAAGCAAAAGAAAGACTTGAAACCATACCATGTTTAAAGACAATAGCAATTACAGCTTCATATGGAAAAACATCAATTAAAAACTATTTATATCAAGTACTTAAAAATAAATATAAGGTTTATAAAACACCAAGATCAGTAAATACTATAGCTGGTATTGTTTTAGATGTAAACAGAGATTTACCTTTAGATACGCAAATTTATATTGCTGAAGCAGGTGCAAGACAAACTGGTGATATCGCAGAGATTACACTTTTTTTAGAGCCAGAATATTGTGTTTTAGGTTCAGTTGGAGAACAACATATTGAGTATTTTAAAACTTTAGATAATATTATTCATACAAAAATGGAGATTTTACAAAGTCCTAAAATGAAAAGAGGTTTTGTACATGAATCAGTTCCTATTAAAGAGTATGACACTATCACAAAATTTCCAGATAATTTGAATGTTACAATGTCAAATTTAGATGGTATCTGGTTTGATATTTTAATTAATGGTGAACAACAACATTTCCACGCTCCAATACTTGGAAGTTTTAATGCAATAAATTTAACAGCTGTAATCTTAGTTGCATATGAACTTGGAATGAGTATTGATGAGATTAAAATTGCAATAAAAGATTTACCACAAGTTGAACATAGACTTCAAAAAATAGAAGCAGGTGGTAAAATTATTATTGATGATAGTTTTAATGGAAATCTAGAGGGTATGCTTGAAGCAATTAATATTTGTACACACCATGAAGGAAGAAAGGTTATTGTAACCCCTGGACTTGTTGAATCAACTTCTGAAGCAAATATTTTATTGGCAAATGAGATTAATGAGAAATTTGATTTTGCAATTATTACAGGTTCTTTAAATACTCATTTATTAAGTGCAAATATTGATGATAGTAAACTGTTTATTTTAAAAGATAAAGAGAAATTACAAGATACTCTTGCTCAAAAAACAAAGGCTGGTGATTTAATACTTTTTGCAAATGATGCGCCAAACTTTATATAG
- a CDS encoding NAD(P)/FAD-dependent oxidoreductase gives MKRDIIIIGGGIVGLTCAYFLNKAGREVTIIDEGNITNSTSFGNAGLLSAFDKSPLSYPGVVTNTLKLMLKNQSPAIVHPTTDLNVYKWLLKFIINANEKRTNKTMMLFEKYGEISNRLYKKMQKDDNLDFDFHHDGMLSIFTEEKTYQEKLKKYNFVDEKRFKVLDKEEINEYLPSGTDKIKGGILFKRNARFDPKRAMSELKRHLEQAGVEFILNEKIDNISFKDSKVSYIHSKNGEFYEAEHFIMSTGYQTLLADIRKKPLMMTPAKGYSITFNMPEELKPKVSTLFNDLFIVMTPRRDNVRLTSKLEIGSENPNVVKKQIESIKKNFFEYNKEFEMINEEFWSGFRPLTPNDIPLIGRDDEIKNLTYAMGLGWLGMTFAPAVGKIITELIVKDKSNAKSDDILLFSGFYQ, from the coding sequence ATGAAAAGAGACATAATTATTATTGGTGGTGGTATTGTTGGTTTAACTTGTGCTTATTTTTTAAATAAAGCAGGAAGAGAAGTTACTATTATAGATGAGGGGAATATTACTAATTCCACATCATTTGGAAACGCTGGCTTACTTTCAGCTTTTGATAAATCTCCATTAAGTTATCCTGGTGTTGTAACAAATACTTTAAAATTGATGCTTAAAAATCAATCCCCTGCCATAGTCCATCCCACTACAGATTTAAATGTGTATAAATGGTTATTAAAATTTATAATAAATGCAAATGAAAAAAGAACAAATAAAACAATGATGTTGTTTGAAAAATATGGTGAGATTTCAAATAGACTTTATAAAAAAATGCAAAAAGATGATAACTTAGATTTTGATTTTCATCATGATGGGATGTTATCTATTTTCACAGAAGAAAAAACATATCAAGAAAAATTAAAAAAATACAATTTTGTAGATGAAAAGAGATTTAAGGTTTTAGATAAAGAAGAGATAAATGAATATTTGCCAAGTGGAACAGATAAGATTAAAGGTGGAATTTTATTTAAAAGAAATGCGAGATTTGATCCTAAAAGGGCAATGTCCGAATTAAAAAGACATTTAGAACAAGCGGGTGTAGAGTTTATATTAAATGAGAAAATTGATAATATCAGTTTCAAAGATAGTAAAGTTAGTTATATCCACTCTAAAAATGGTGAATTTTATGAAGCAGAACATTTTATTATGTCAACTGGATATCAAACTCTTTTAGCTGATATCAGAAAAAAACCATTAATGATGACACCTGCCAAAGGTTATAGTATAACTTTTAATATGCCAGAAGAGTTAAAACCCAAAGTATCAACTTTATTTAATGACTTATTTATCGTTATGACTCCAAGACGGGATAATGTAAGATTAACCTCTAAACTTGAAATAGGTAGTGAAAATCCAAATGTTGTTAAAAAGCAAATAGAAAGTATCAAGAAAAATTTTTTTGAATATAATAAAGAATTTGAGATGATTAATGAAGAGTTTTGGAGTGGATTTAGACCTTTAACACCAAACGATATTCCACTTATTGGAAGAGATGATGAGATTAAAAACTTAACATATGCCATGGGATTAGGATGGCTTGGTATGACATTTGCACCAGCTGTTGGAAAAATCATTACAGAATTAATAGTTAAAGATAAATCAAATGCTAAATCTGATGATATATTATTGTTTTCTGGATTTTATCAGTAA
- a CDS encoding DUF6161 domain-containing protein — MQYPKLIESLNNVKVKLSNHLIINLLLKHVGDIELINKYISYIDYLLNKAKAGKIEQDKVNDLDLLLSRILSYLQSENTIIKAKIYIVDEINKLFNFYPVTIDISRDEFSLRYDKLINLLNLPAQESNLILETKVKNKVFKVFKNRNESLVFISGEEKTDMSVSKDSLMQVAFEDKEPTYKSYEPLIIEKLIDNTIFNEIKDNSFIDNLKNSTTEGQRLKKLEENGDILFSQIKQLELKLDKVNNIDEIYEKAKVAEENFKNTEESILSKIETNTSKSFWENQVKFFDEKYKWYLWTTIITTVIFVILLAIYKYAYLSSIINTKSSDLGIKEIIAYGFIILLISLAIWIIRIFMKIALSSYHLSIDAKERVTMINTYIALMQEGNAINENDKRIMIESIFRQTNNGIIKDENSVTVTDVISSLKSK; from the coding sequence ATGCAATATCCAAAACTTATTGAATCATTAAATAATGTAAAAGTTAAGTTATCTAATCACTTAATAATTAATTTATTATTAAAGCACGTTGGTGACATAGAATTAATTAATAAATATATTAGTTATATAGATTATTTACTTAATAAGGCAAAAGCTGGAAAAATAGAGCAGGATAAAGTAAATGATTTAGATTTATTATTGAGTAGAATATTATCATATTTACAATCAGAAAATACAATAATTAAAGCAAAAATATATATTGTAGATGAAATTAATAAATTATTTAATTTTTATCCAGTAACAATTGATATCTCAAGAGATGAATTTTCTTTGAGATATGATAAATTAATTAATTTATTAAATTTACCAGCACAAGAATCAAATCTTATCCTAGAAACAAAAGTTAAAAATAAAGTTTTTAAAGTATTTAAGAATAGAAATGAATCATTAGTTTTTATAAGCGGAGAAGAAAAAACAGATATGTCTGTATCAAAAGATAGTTTGATGCAAGTTGCATTTGAAGATAAAGAACCAACATATAAATCTTATGAGCCATTAATTATTGAGAAATTAATTGATAATACAATATTTAATGAAATAAAAGATAATAGTTTTATTGATAACCTAAAAAATTCTACTACTGAAGGGCAACGACTTAAAAAACTTGAAGAAAATGGAGATATACTTTTTAGTCAAATTAAACAGTTGGAACTGAAATTAGATAAAGTAAATAATATTGATGAAATTTATGAAAAAGCAAAAGTTGCAGAAGAAAATTTTAAAAATACAGAAGAAAGTATTTTAAGTAAAATAGAAACAAATACTTCAAAAAGTTTTTGGGAAAATCAAGTAAAGTTTTTTGATGAAAAATATAAATGGTATTTGTGGACGACAATCATTACAACTGTAATCTTCGTTATTTTATTAGCTATTTATAAATATGCATATTTAAGTTCAATAATTAATACAAAAAGCTCAGATTTAGGAATAAAAGAAATTATAGCTTATGGATTTATTATTTTATTAATTTCTTTAGCAATTTGGATAATACGAATTTTTATGAAAATTGCTTTAAGTAGTTATCATCTGTCAATTGATGCAAAAGAAAGAGTTACAATGATTAATACATATATTGCATTAATGCAAGAAGGAAATGCTATTAATGAAAATGATAAACGTATTATGATAGAAAGTATATTTAGGCAAACTAACAATGGAATAATTAAAGATGAGAACAGTGTAACGGTTACAGACGTAATTTCTTCTTTAAAAAGTAAATAA
- a CDS encoding 50S ribosomal protein L23, giving the protein MADITDIKAILYTEKTIELQENGVIVVQTSPRMTKNGLKEVFKEYFGVTPLKINSLRQDGKVKRFRGRPGKRPDFKKFYVTLPEDAEIANLSA; this is encoded by the coding sequence ATGGCAGATATTACAGATATTAAAGCAATATTATACACAGAAAAGACAATCGAGCTTCAAGAAAACGGTGTAATCGTTGTTCAAACTAGTCCTAGAATGACTAAAAACGGTTTAAAAGAAGTATTTAAAGAGTATTTTGGTGTTACTCCATTAAAAATCAACTCTTTAAGACAAGATGGTAAAGTTAAAAGATTTAGAGGAAGACCTGGAAAAAGACCAGACTTCAAAAAATTCTATGTTACATTACCAGAAGACGCAGAAATTGCGAACTTATCAGCGTAA
- a CDS encoding TetR/AcrR family transcriptional regulator — protein sequence MIKYTMEKKKISTIDKIKNTALKLFNENDTLSISTNHIAKAAAISPGNLYYHFKNKEEIILSLYIDLSQIYSSQKSFEMIRISSNPIKQLQLNFDKMGELFYEYRFLLRDSMVIMALNPSLKELFVKNQQKRILQIQDILEFFVNENILVSSIKQHLEKRARLHWFITSYWQVFASTTGDVTKESIKEAKEVFFEFMIYPYLTTKGKNLLNVIE from the coding sequence ATGATAAAATACACTATGGAAAAAAAAAAGATATCAACAATTGACAAAATAAAAAATACTGCATTAAAATTGTTTAATGAAAATGACACTTTAAGTATAAGTACAAACCATATAGCAAAAGCAGCAGCTATTTCTCCGGGAAATCTTTACTATCACTTTAAAAACAAAGAAGAGATTATCTTATCTTTATATATTGATTTATCACAAATATACTCTTCTCAAAAAAGTTTTGAAATGATAAGAATCTCATCAAATCCTATTAAACAACTACAATTAAATTTTGACAAGATGGGTGAACTTTTTTATGAATATCGTTTTTTATTAAGAGATTCGATGGTTATTATGGCATTAAACCCCAGCTTAAAAGAACTATTTGTAAAAAATCAACAAAAAAGGATATTACAAATTCAAGATATTTTAGAGTTTTTTGTAAATGAAAATATTTTAGTTTCTTCAATAAAACAACATTTAGAAAAAAGAGCAAGACTTCATTGGTTTATTACTTCCTATTGGCAAGTATTTGCTTCAACAACTGGAGATGTTACAAAAGAATCAATTAAAGAAGCAAAAGAGGTTTTTTTTGAATTTATGATTTACCCTTATCTGACAACAAAGGGTAAAAATCTATTAAATGTAATTGAATAG
- the rplB gene encoding 50S ribosomal protein L2: protein MAIKKFRPITPARRFMSVMDTSDITSKPTVRSLLKRISAKAGRNNNGRITSRHKEAGAKKLYRIIDFKRNKFGVEGTVATIEYDPYRNCRICLVNYLDGDKRYILQPSGLKVGDKVQAAESGLDIIPGNAMTLKAIPVGTMVHNVELKPGKGGQLVRSAGAYAQIMGREDKYVILRLPSGEMRKILGVCIATIGVVGNEDFSNMVIGKAGRTRHLGIRPQTRGSAMNPIDHPHGGGEGKTNSGRHPVTPWGMPTKGYKTRKKKASDKLIISRRKK, encoded by the coding sequence ATGGCAATTAAAAAATTTAGACCAATAACTCCTGCAAGAAGATTCATGTCTGTTATGGATACTTCTGATATTACTTCTAAGCCAACAGTTAGATCTTTATTAAAAAGAATTAGCGCAAAAGCTGGTAGAAATAATAACGGTAGAATTACTTCAAGACACAAAGAAGCAGGTGCTAAAAAATTATATAGAATTATTGACTTCAAAAGAAATAAATTTGGTGTTGAAGGAACAGTAGCTACTATTGAGTACGATCCATACAGAAACTGTAGAATTTGTTTAGTAAACTACTTAGATGGTGATAAAAGATATATCTTACAACCATCAGGATTAAAAGTTGGAGATAAAGTTCAAGCAGCTGAATCTGGATTAGATATTATCCCAGGTAACGCAATGACTTTAAAAGCAATTCCAGTTGGTACAATGGTTCACAATGTTGAGCTTAAACCTGGAAAAGGTGGACAATTAGTAAGATCTGCTGGTGCATATGCACAAATTATGGGTAGAGAAGACAAATATGTTATTTTAAGATTACCATCAGGTGAGATGAGAAAAATCTTAGGTGTTTGTATTGCAACTATTGGTGTTGTTGGAAACGAAGATTTCTCAAACATGGTAATTGGTAAAGCTGGTAGAACTAGACACCTTGGTATTAGACCACAAACTAGAGGTTCTGCGATGAACCCAATTGATCACCCTCATGGTGGTGGTGAAGGTAAAACTAACTCAGGAAGACATCCAGTTACTCCTTGGGGTATGCCAACTAAAGGTTATAAAACTAGAAAGAAAAAAGCTAGTGATAAATTAATCATTTCAAGAAGAAAGAAGTAA
- a CDS encoding NAD(P)/FAD-dependent oxidoreductase, which yields MENFNIHYNSIIVGSGPSGLGAAFKLAENSNQSILLIEKKKISSGGLRNDCKQNYTYPVGFPFEHWEKEEADELLEEVKQHLNPKMETRLDIEKYIQRAKKLDVDILAIDQAHVGTDKSSELINSLIDKLKVLGVSVALETQVEQLDENKKELTLATGEIITFDNIILGPGRADYDWMQEQMDRIGVEYKDNIVDIGIRVELKEENYPIVKEYYDPKILFPNKVRTFCTNSGCAHIVREKYKGYYSVNGHSMSKDKKPNKLVNFAMLKTIRLTEPVVSGQQFGKILGEMVMQLSGGSVIMQRVGDFRLGQRSKKETFNNDLYDFKPSLSNAVAGDLSLSMPAKILRDIWSALKKLDSIVPGVLHPSTILYYPEIKTYSNRPQFINKNFCVKEGYYIIGDGAGTSRGITAAWSSGIRAANDILNKS from the coding sequence ATGGAAAATTTTAATATACACTATAACTCAATAATTGTAGGTTCTGGACCATCTGGACTAGGAGCTGCATTTAAACTAGCTGAAAACTCTAATCAATCTATTCTTTTAATAGAAAAGAAAAAAATAAGCTCTGGTGGTTTACGTAATGATTGTAAACAGAACTATACCTACCCTGTTGGTTTTCCCTTTGAACATTGGGAAAAAGAAGAAGCCGATGAACTACTTGAAGAGGTAAAACAACATCTAAATCCCAAAATGGAAACTAGGCTTGATATTGAAAAATATATCCAAAGAGCTAAAAAACTTGATGTTGATATTTTAGCAATAGACCAAGCCCATGTAGGAACTGATAAATCATCAGAATTAATTAACTCTTTAATTGATAAATTAAAAGTTCTTGGTGTAAGTGTTGCTTTAGAAACTCAAGTTGAACAATTAGATGAAAATAAAAAAGAGTTAACTCTTGCTACTGGAGAGATTATTACCTTTGATAATATCATTCTTGGTCCAGGGAGAGCTGATTATGACTGGATGCAAGAACAAATGGATAGAATTGGTGTTGAATACAAAGATAATATTGTAGATATTGGAATAAGAGTTGAATTAAAAGAGGAAAATTATCCAATAGTAAAAGAGTATTATGACCCTAAAATTTTATTTCCAAATAAGGTTAGAACATTTTGTACAAACTCAGGGTGTGCTCATATAGTTAGAGAAAAATATAAAGGGTATTACTCTGTAAATGGTCACTCTATGTCAAAGGATAAAAAACCAAATAAACTTGTAAACTTTGCAATGCTTAAAACTATAAGACTAACTGAACCAGTTGTAAGTGGTCAACAGTTTGGAAAAATCTTAGGGGAAATGGTTATGCAACTTTCGGGTGGTTCTGTTATTATGCAAAGAGTTGGTGATTTTAGATTAGGTCAAAGAAGTAAAAAAGAAACATTTAACAATGATTTATATGATTTTAAACCTAGTTTATCAAATGCAGTTGCAGGAGATTTATCTCTTAGTATGCCTGCAAAAATACTAAGGGATATTTGGAGTGCGCTTAAAAAACTTGATTCAATTGTTCCAGGTGTTTTACACCCATCTACAATACTTTATTATCCTGAGATAAAAACCTACTCAAATAGACCTCAATTTATAAATAAAAATTTTTGTGTAAAAGAGGGATACTATATAATAGGTGATGGAGCGGGAACATCAAGGGGTATTACTGCTGCTTGGTCATCTGGGATTAGAGCTGCTAATGATATTTTAAATAAGAGTTAA
- the rpsJ gene encoding 30S ribosomal protein S10, with the protein MEKIRLKLKAYDHRVLDRSVASIVEAVKRTGAELRGPIPLPTKIRKYTVLKGPHVNKDAREQFEIRVHTRMIDIIAATPDTVDSLMKLDLAPEVDVEVRSMGQE; encoded by the coding sequence ATGGAAAAAATTAGATTAAAGCTTAAAGCTTATGATCATAGAGTTTTAGACAGAAGTGTTGCTTCAATCGTTGAAGCTGTTAAAAGAACTGGTGCTGAGTTGAGAGGTCCAATACCTTTACCAACAAAGATCAGAAAATATACAGTTCTTAAAGGTCCTCACGTAAACAAAGACGCTAGAGAGCAATTTGAAATTAGAGTTCACACAAGAATGATTGATATCATTGCTGCAACTCCAGACACAGTTGATTCTCTTATGAAGCTAGACTTAGCTCCAGAAGTTGATGTTGAAGTTAGATCAATGGGTCAAGAATAA
- a CDS encoding alpha/beta fold hydrolase yields MAQKSINIDNKKFDISYDLVNPSLKNDFVVLHGWGSNKEIMKQAFSPYLKDFRHIYIDMPGFGKSSNDYVLTTSDYAKIVDAFLKELNSNKKIIAGHSFGGKVATLINPDNLVLLSTAGILEEKPLDVKLKIKFSKILNALGLKGITKAFRSKDVNQMSESMYSTFKNVVDEDFTNSFKSYKKNGMIFWGEEDKATTLPSGEKIHSLIQNSSFNSYKGDHYFFLKHANDISQKIENGII; encoded by the coding sequence TTGGCTCAAAAGAGTATAAATATTGATAATAAAAAATTTGATATCTCTTATGATTTAGTAAACCCCTCTTTAAAAAACGACTTTGTTGTCTTACATGGTTGGGGTTCAAATAAAGAGATAATGAAACAAGCTTTTAGTCCTTATTTAAAAGATTTTAGGCATATATATATTGATATGCCTGGTTTTGGAAAAAGTTCAAATGATTATGTCCTTACAACAAGTGATTATGCCAAAATAGTAGATGCTTTTTTAAAAGAATTAAACTCAAATAAAAAAATTATCGCAGGACACTCTTTTGGTGGGAAAGTAGCAACTTTGATAAATCCTGACAATCTTGTTTTACTAAGTACTGCTGGAATCTTAGAAGAAAAGCCACTAGATGTTAAACTAAAAATAAAATTCTCAAAAATCTTAAATGCCTTAGGTTTAAAAGGTATAACAAAAGCTTTTAGAAGTAAAGACGTAAATCAAATGAGTGAATCTATGTACTCAACATTTAAAAATGTCGTTGATGAAGACTTTACAAACTCTTTTAAATCTTATAAAAAAAATGGTATGATTTTTTGGGGTGAAGAAGATAAAGCAACAACTCTTCCTTCTGGGGAAAAAATACATTCATTGATTCAAAACAGTAGTTTTAATTCATATAAAGGTGACCACTACTTTTTTTTGAAACATGCAAATGATATTTCACAAAAAATAGAAAACGGAATTATTTAA